A part of Bacillus thuringiensis genomic DNA contains:
- a CDS encoding arsenic resistance protein encodes MSTIEKIQTFIILFAVTCGIVLGQFNLIHMYSEHFIVPFLFFMLYGLFLSIPLKEIKNGFRNLKFAGTSLTINFVWTPLLAWGLGALFLSDHPALWVGFIMLMVTPCTDWYLIFTEIAKGNVALSTAILPVNLILQVLLLPIYLFLFAGVMKTVAVSVLVESIVIVIVLPFLLAHATKFIMNKLKKTETLENKLIPFFSSAQIVFLSLAIVAMFASQGKYLLQNMNVVLLLLIPVLLFFIINFVLGQFIGRMMRLSYKDTVSLNLTTLARNSPVALAIAVTAFPDEPLIALALVIGPLIELPVLACVSQVLLLIKKKQQYT; translated from the coding sequence ATGAGCACTATAGAAAAAATTCAAACTTTTATTATTCTTTTTGCTGTTACATGCGGCATCGTACTCGGACAATTTAATTTGATACATATGTATTCAGAGCACTTTATTGTCCCATTCTTATTTTTCATGCTGTATGGATTATTCCTCAGCATTCCATTGAAAGAAATAAAAAATGGATTCCGTAATTTAAAATTCGCTGGGACGAGCCTTACTATTAATTTTGTATGGACACCTTTACTCGCTTGGGGGTTAGGAGCACTATTTCTTTCAGATCACCCAGCACTTTGGGTTGGATTTATTATGTTAATGGTTACTCCATGTACAGATTGGTACTTAATCTTTACTGAAATAGCGAAAGGAAATGTAGCACTTTCTACTGCTATTTTGCCTGTAAATTTAATATTGCAAGTACTACTCCTTCCCATTTATTTATTTTTATTTGCTGGTGTCATGAAGACTGTAGCGGTTTCTGTTTTAGTAGAAAGCATTGTTATCGTAATCGTCTTACCATTTTTACTTGCACACGCTACAAAGTTCATTATGAATAAACTGAAAAAAACTGAAACACTCGAGAATAAACTCATTCCATTTTTCAGCTCTGCTCAAATTGTATTTTTAAGTTTAGCAATCGTAGCGATGTTTGCATCACAAGGTAAATATTTACTACAAAATATGAATGTCGTTTTACTATTACTCATTCCTGTTCTATTGTTTTTCATCATTAATTTTGTACTAGGACAATTTATCGGACGCATGATGCGTTTATCTTATAAAGATACAGTAAGTCTAAACTTAACAACATTAGCCAGAAACTCACCTGTTGCACTTGCTATTGCTGTAACTGCTTTTCCAGATGAGCCTCTTATCGCTCTTGCTCTCGTTATTGGACCGTTAATTGAGTTGCCAGTACTAGCTTGTGTTTCACAAGTATTGTTACTTATTAAGAAAAAACAACAATATACATAA
- a CDS encoding FMN-dependent NADH-azoreductase, producing the protein MGLFSSLFGKKEENTKVEGNKTMSKVLFVKANDRPAEQAVSSRMYETFVSAYREANPNTEITELDLFALDLPYYGNIAISGGYKRSQGMELTAEEEKAVATVDQYLNQFLEADKVVFAFPLWNFTVPAPLITYISYLSQAGKTFKYTANGPEGLAGDKKVVVLGARGSDYSSEQMAPMEMAVNYVTNVLGFWGITNPETVVIEGHNQYPDRSQQIVEEGLENVKKVAAKF; encoded by the coding sequence ATGGGATTATTTAGCTCGTTATTTGGTAAAAAAGAAGAAAATACAAAAGTAGAGGGGAATAAAACAATGTCAAAAGTATTATTTGTAAAAGCAAACGATCGTCCAGCGGAGCAAGCAGTTAGTTCAAGAATGTATGAAACATTTGTAAGTGCTTATAGAGAAGCGAATCCAAATACAGAAATTACGGAATTAGATTTATTCGCATTAGATCTTCCATATTACGGAAATATCGCTATTTCAGGTGGATACAAACGTAGTCAAGGAATGGAGTTAACAGCAGAAGAAGAGAAGGCTGTAGCTACGGTAGATCAATATTTAAATCAGTTTTTAGAAGCTGATAAAGTTGTATTTGCCTTTCCACTATGGAACTTCACAGTGCCAGCGCCGTTAATTACGTATATTTCATATTTATCTCAAGCTGGAAAAACGTTTAAATATACAGCAAATGGCCCAGAAGGTTTAGCTGGTGATAAGAAAGTCGTTGTATTAGGTGCACGTGGTTCAGATTACTCTTCAGAACAAATGGCTCCTATGGAAATGGCCGTTAATTATGTAACGAATGTGCTTGGGTTCTGGGGAATTACAAATCCAGAGACTGTTGTAATTGAAGGGCACAACCAATATCCAGATCGCTCACAACAAATTGTTGAAGAAGGTTTAGAGAACGTTAAGAAAGTAGCGGCGAAATTTTAA
- the brnQ gene encoding branched-chain amino acid transport system II carrier protein, with product MANKVPFSFIVVIGLMLFALFFGAGNLIFPAMLGQSAGENVWIANAGFLVTGVGLPLLGVLAFGFSGKDDLQSLASRAHPVFGIVFTTVLYLAIGPLFAIPRTGNVSYEIGLKPFMPEGFGSTPLILFTIVFFSITCFFSLNPAKIVDIVGKILTPIKLTFIGILVIVAFIHPIGEMQAPVEAYTSHAFFKGFQEGYLTMDTLASFVFGIIIINAIKEKGAKTKTQIMVVCAKATIIAASILAIIYTALSYMGASSVAKLGHLENGGEVLAKVSNYYFGSYGGVLLGLMITVACLTTSVGLVSACSSFFHKLFPSVPYKAIAIMLCVFSAIVANVGLTQLIAVSVPVLTAIYPLAIVLIFLTFFHSLFKGRAEVYQVSLTITFIISLFDGLSAAGVNIEVVSQVFTKFLPMQEVGLGWIFPAIIGGFIGYGISVLKEKNQVQPAANTNKKIS from the coding sequence ATGGCGAATAAAGTACCGTTTTCGTTCATAGTAGTTATTGGATTAATGTTATTTGCACTATTTTTTGGAGCAGGAAATTTAATATTCCCGGCAATGCTTGGTCAATCGGCAGGAGAGAATGTATGGATTGCTAATGCTGGATTTTTAGTAACGGGTGTCGGATTACCATTACTAGGAGTATTAGCATTTGGTTTTTCGGGTAAAGATGATTTACAGTCATTAGCAAGTCGTGCTCACCCAGTGTTCGGGATTGTGTTTACAACAGTTTTATACTTAGCGATTGGCCCGTTATTTGCAATACCAAGAACAGGAAATGTTTCTTATGAAATTGGTCTTAAACCGTTTATGCCAGAGGGATTTGGTTCTACACCTTTAATTCTTTTCACAATTGTATTCTTTAGCATCACTTGTTTTTTTTCGCTAAATCCTGCGAAAATTGTCGATATTGTTGGAAAAATCTTAACGCCAATTAAATTAACATTCATCGGTATTTTAGTAATCGTTGCTTTTATTCACCCGATTGGAGAAATGCAAGCACCAGTTGAAGCTTATACATCACACGCATTCTTTAAAGGATTCCAAGAAGGATACTTAACGATGGACACGCTTGCATCATTCGTATTCGGAATCATCATCATTAATGCAATTAAAGAAAAAGGTGCAAAAACGAAAACACAAATTATGGTTGTTTGTGCAAAAGCGACAATCATTGCAGCATCAATTTTAGCAATTATCTATACAGCTCTTTCTTATATGGGTGCTTCAAGTGTTGCAAAGCTTGGACATTTAGAGAACGGTGGAGAAGTATTAGCGAAAGTTTCTAACTACTATTTTGGATCATATGGCGGAGTATTATTAGGATTAATGATTACAGTAGCGTGTTTAACAACTAGTGTGGGACTTGTATCAGCATGTTCTTCATTCTTCCATAAGTTATTCCCAAGTGTTCCTTACAAAGCAATTGCAATCATGCTATGTGTATTTAGTGCAATTGTTGCAAACGTAGGATTAACACAATTAATTGCAGTTTCTGTTCCAGTATTAACAGCAATTTATCCACTAGCAATCGTATTGATTTTCCTAACATTCTTCCATTCATTATTCAAGGGAAGAGCTGAAGTTTATCAAGTGAGCTTAACTATAACATTTATTATCAGTTTATTCGATGGATTAAGTGCAGCTGGAGTTAACATTGAAGTAGTAAGTCAAGTATTTACTAAATTCCTTCCGATGCAGGAAGTAGGATTAGGCTGGATCTTCCCAGCGATTATCGGTGGATTTATCGGATATGGCATTAGCGTTTTAAAAGAAAAAAATCAAGTTCAACCAGCAGCAAACACAAATAAGAAAATAAGTTAA
- a CDS encoding VOC family protein, with translation MKKTIDHIGIAVRDIDSTIRFYEKVLLGTLIDRYVSEAPGVESEVAILEVDGDRIELLAPTNNTTSPIARFIKQKGKGVHHVAYRVDDLDVALEELKEQGIRTLEHTLRINKHGRRLIYLNPADTEGTIIEYCDYPEEK, from the coding sequence ATGAAAAAAACAATTGATCATATCGGCATCGCAGTTCGAGATATAGATAGTACGATACGTTTTTATGAAAAGGTGTTGTTAGGAACTTTAATAGATCGTTACGTAAGTGAAGCTCCTGGTGTTGAAAGTGAAGTAGCCATTCTTGAAGTGGATGGAGATAGAATTGAATTACTCGCACCAACGAATAATACGACTTCACCAATTGCCAGATTTATAAAACAAAAAGGTAAAGGTGTTCATCACGTTGCATATCGTGTCGATGATTTAGATGTAGCTTTAGAAGAATTAAAAGAACAAGGTATTCGAACGTTAGAGCATACACTTCGGATTAATAAGCACGGTAGAAGGTTAATTTACCTTAACCCAGCGGATACAGAGGGAACAATCATTGAGTATTGTGATTATCCGGAAGAGAAGTAG
- a CDS encoding copper resistance CopC/CopD family protein, with protein MIVKVMKRLGALLLIACVLIISIPKSASAHAYIVKSNPAENETLKKAPAVVKIEFDEDIQVSHFNTLFVRDTSGTRVDSKDAHIDKKNKKILEVGLKENLKNGLYSIQWKVISADGHPIQGVIPFRIGSEEAGADDVQVEEMGYVPQIDMIMERGVLYTSFSLFIGVLFFNLIMYKGNASSVRSRSKKIIWISLIGIFISLLFNLPLQAKINADVSWLEAFDPLLLKETLQLSVFSYVWFTQMTLISLLIIVTYFAMKCEKLSSFKVWSIPIVLFIGILVMKAFNSHAYGLKFKDIAVVMDFLHLFAASLWIGGLSSIILLLRKEGDKWNMYWDMIKRFSPWATGAVIVILITGLFNSTFFIPTIHSLFDTKYGLALLAKILLFIFMGILGIVHYVKGKMRAEQGLGTTMKVEFIIGIIIFVIVAFMTNVQTPPMPPTGPFTESKQLDNGYELTLHVSPNKVGQNIFHITLKDENGQPVTDMEQIILTTQSLDMNMGKGSFKVSAVSPGEYEAEGMYINMTGNWNIQVHGLTKSLDSFDTDYKFIVGGR; from the coding sequence ATGATTGTGAAAGTAATGAAAAGGTTAGGGGCATTGCTATTAATTGCATGTGTGCTTATTATATCGATACCAAAAAGTGCATCTGCTCATGCGTACATTGTGAAATCAAACCCTGCTGAAAATGAAACGTTAAAGAAAGCGCCAGCTGTTGTGAAAATTGAATTCGATGAGGATATACAAGTTTCGCATTTTAATACATTGTTTGTAAGAGATACATCAGGTACAAGAGTAGATTCAAAAGATGCTCATATCGATAAGAAAAATAAAAAAATATTAGAAGTAGGGTTAAAAGAAAACTTAAAAAACGGACTCTACTCTATTCAGTGGAAAGTGATTTCTGCTGACGGGCATCCTATTCAAGGAGTTATTCCGTTCCGAATTGGATCAGAGGAAGCGGGAGCAGACGATGTACAGGTAGAAGAGATGGGATATGTCCCGCAAATAGATATGATTATGGAACGTGGCGTTTTATATACAAGTTTCTCACTATTTATAGGAGTGCTATTCTTTAATCTTATTATGTATAAAGGGAATGCAAGCTCGGTTCGATCTAGGAGTAAAAAAATAATATGGATCTCATTAATTGGTATATTCATTAGTTTACTATTCAATCTACCATTGCAAGCAAAAATAAATGCGGATGTTTCATGGCTAGAAGCATTCGATCCTTTACTATTAAAAGAAACGTTACAGCTTTCCGTTTTTAGTTACGTATGGTTCACTCAAATGACTCTTATTAGTTTACTTATAATCGTTACGTATTTCGCGATGAAGTGTGAGAAGCTATCGTCGTTTAAAGTATGGAGCATTCCAATAGTATTGTTTATTGGGATACTTGTTATGAAAGCCTTTAATAGTCACGCATATGGTTTAAAGTTTAAAGATATTGCAGTCGTTATGGATTTTCTACATTTATTTGCAGCTTCACTATGGATTGGCGGTCTATCATCCATTATTCTTCTTTTACGTAAAGAAGGTGATAAGTGGAATATGTATTGGGATATGATTAAGCGTTTTTCACCGTGGGCGACAGGTGCTGTCATTGTGATTTTAATAACAGGCCTTTTTAACAGTACATTTTTTATTCCAACAATCCACTCGTTATTTGATACGAAGTATGGATTAGCTTTATTAGCGAAGATACTTTTATTCATTTTCATGGGAATATTGGGAATTGTTCACTATGTGAAAGGGAAAATGAGAGCGGAGCAAGGATTAGGCACTACGATGAAAGTAGAGTTTATCATCGGAATTATCATCTTTGTCATCGTAGCTTTTATGACAAACGTACAAACACCGCCGATGCCTCCTACTGGACCGTTTACAGAGAGTAAGCAATTAGATAATGGGTATGAACTTACTTTACATGTAAGTCCTAATAAAGTAGGACAGAATATATTTCATATTACTTTAAAGGATGAAAACGGACAACCCGTTACTGATATGGAGCAAATTATTTTAACTACTCAATCATTAGATATGAATATGGGAAAAGGTTCATTTAAAGTTTCGGCCGTTTCACCAGGAGAATATGAAGCGGAAGGTATGTATATTAACATGACAGGAAACTGGAATATACAAGTGCACGGATTAACAAAATCTCTTGATAGTTTTGATACGGATTATAAATTTATAGTAGGTGGCAGATAA
- a CDS encoding YcnI family copper-binding membrane protein → MKRIKKLGTTMIATIIAMGIFSLPVSAHVTVQPATSDIGSWETYTIKVPVEKNEATTKVTLKIPSGVEFQQYEPVPGWKVEEQKDTDGKVKTVVWEATGEGILSGQFQRFTFVAKNPNKEQKIVWDAYQQYKDGEIVEWTGDEKAEKPHSLTTIAKGTSLTGEHGEVSNVEKNEGTSHMQTIAIVLSILAIVSSVGTCIFVVRRKR, encoded by the coding sequence ATGAAACGTATAAAAAAATTAGGAACAACAATGATCGCAACAATAATTGCAATGGGAATTTTTTCGTTACCTGTTAGTGCTCACGTAACTGTGCAACCAGCAACTTCTGACATTGGCTCTTGGGAGACTTACACAATAAAGGTACCAGTTGAAAAAAATGAGGCAACGACAAAAGTTACACTGAAAATCCCGTCTGGCGTTGAGTTTCAGCAGTATGAACCAGTACCAGGATGGAAAGTGGAAGAACAAAAAGATACAGATGGAAAAGTTAAAACTGTAGTATGGGAAGCGACAGGAGAAGGGATTTTATCTGGTCAGTTCCAACGATTTACTTTCGTTGCTAAAAACCCAAATAAAGAACAAAAAATAGTTTGGGATGCATATCAACAATATAAAGACGGAGAAATTGTTGAATGGACAGGCGATGAAAAAGCTGAAAAACCTCATTCACTTACTACAATTGCAAAAGGTACGTCATTAACAGGAGAACATGGAGAAGTGTCTAATGTAGAAAAGAATGAAGGTACTAGTCATATGCAAACAATAGCAATTGTTTTATCTATTTTGGCGATTGTATCGTCGGTGGGAACGTGTATTTTTGTAGTCCGTCGTAAACGATAA
- a CDS encoding alpha/beta fold hydrolase has translation MVLHYREFGDTSSPLMVFIHGGGVSGWMWDKQIKHFTNFHCLVPDLPEQGKNRNKDHFSINFSAKKIIELIEEKGQGKTVIVIGFSLGAQVLIAMLSIQPDLIQYAMINSALVQPIPFAKALINSLGLTYSLIKSKTFSKIQAKSMYIDGTNFDNYYHDSCQISKNTFMRILEENMSFTIPKGFENASSNILVTVGEKEKNIMKKSVTEIIKSNPNCTGIIISNIGHGIPLANPNLFNSLIENWLEHDFLPEDRVTVN, from the coding sequence ATGGTTTTACATTATAGAGAATTTGGAGATACAAGCTCTCCACTTATGGTTTTTATTCACGGAGGCGGAGTCAGTGGATGGATGTGGGACAAACAAATTAAACATTTTACTAACTTTCACTGCCTTGTTCCTGATTTACCTGAGCAAGGGAAAAACAGAAATAAAGATCATTTCTCAATAAATTTTAGTGCTAAAAAAATCATTGAACTAATTGAAGAAAAAGGACAAGGAAAAACTGTTATAGTAATTGGATTTTCATTAGGTGCTCAAGTGTTGATTGCCATGCTTAGCATACAACCTGACTTAATCCAATATGCCATGATAAATAGTGCCTTAGTCCAACCAATTCCTTTTGCTAAAGCATTAATAAACTCCCTTGGCTTAACCTACTCCCTTATAAAGAGTAAGACGTTTTCCAAAATACAAGCAAAATCAATGTACATAGATGGAACAAACTTTGACAACTATTATCATGATAGTTGTCAAATAAGTAAAAATACATTTATGAGGATATTAGAAGAAAATATGTCGTTTACAATACCAAAAGGTTTTGAAAATGCTAGTAGCAACATATTAGTAACGGTTGGAGAAAAAGAAAAAAATATCATGAAAAAATCGGTGACTGAAATTATTAAAAGCAACCCTAATTGCACAGGTATTATTATTTCTAACATCGGTCATGGAATTCCTTTAGCAAACCCAAACCTATTTAATAGTTTAATCGAAAATTGGCTAGAACATGATTTCCTGCCGGAAGACAGAGTAACTGTCAATTGA
- a CDS encoding DMT family transporter, with translation MTQLSRTKTAIILTFLVFMWGINWPLSKFALHYTPPVLFAGVRTLIGGFILLLFALPKYKELHLKETWHLYVISSLLNIIIFYGLQTVGLQYMPAGLFSAIVFLQPVLLGIFSWIWLEESMHGLKIFGLVLGFIGVGVISSSSLTGHISIVGILLALGCAIGWALGTVFIKKTGHRVNAIWMVTLQLIIGGFCLIGFGSEFESWSSIAWSIPFVSVLLFISFFVIAMGWLAYFTLVGAGEASKVGAYTFLIPLIAIIVSSIFLHEAITISLFIGLLFIVVSICFVNIKPKTIAVRQQVEVK, from the coding sequence GTGACACAGCTTTCTCGAACTAAAACGGCCATAATCCTTACCTTTCTCGTTTTCATGTGGGGAATCAATTGGCCTTTATCTAAGTTTGCCCTGCATTATACACCACCCGTTTTATTTGCAGGCGTTCGAACTTTAATTGGAGGATTCATTTTACTCCTTTTCGCATTACCGAAATACAAAGAGTTACACTTAAAAGAAACTTGGCATTTATACGTTATTTCTTCTTTACTTAACATCATTATATTTTACGGATTACAAACTGTTGGCCTTCAATATATGCCTGCTGGTTTATTTTCCGCCATTGTATTTCTACAACCTGTTTTACTCGGCATTTTCTCATGGATTTGGCTTGAAGAATCTATGCATGGCTTAAAAATTTTCGGGCTTGTTCTTGGATTTATTGGCGTAGGTGTTATTAGCTCTAGTAGTTTAACTGGACATATTTCTATTGTCGGAATCCTCCTCGCGTTAGGATGTGCGATTGGCTGGGCACTAGGTACAGTATTTATTAAGAAAACTGGTCACCGTGTGAATGCTATTTGGATGGTAACACTACAGCTTATTATTGGCGGTTTTTGCTTAATTGGATTTGGATCAGAGTTTGAAAGCTGGTCTAGTATCGCTTGGAGTATACCGTTTGTTAGCGTACTTCTCTTTATTTCATTCTTTGTTATTGCAATGGGATGGCTTGCATACTTTACTCTTGTTGGAGCTGGTGAAGCAAGTAAAGTTGGGGCTTATACATTTCTTATTCCACTAATCGCTATTATTGTAAGTTCAATTTTCTTACATGAGGCCATTACTATTAGCTTATTCATCGGACTATTATTTATTGTTGTGAGTATTTGCTTTGTAAATATAAAGCCGAAAACAATTGCTGTAAGGCAACAGGTTGAAGTGAAATAA
- a CDS encoding LysR family transcriptional regulator, which produces MTITQLQVLIKTVELGSFTKAARVLNMTQPAVSHAISSIESELGVTILIRDKRKGLIVTDVGNRILVHIREILNGVEKIEQEVAMEKGHEVGTIRIGSFPSASAHFLPKMINLFKEKYPNLEVVLCEGTIKEVEDWLVSRVVDIGIVILPNKEMEIVPLTKGKMVAILREDHPLCKKDSITISDLENEPIILCKGGYEPPIIDMFKQANVPLRAEYVISTVTTALNMIQEGLGIAILAELSLTNLPQNVQTRELEPQVWREIALAVPSLKDSSIAVQLFIEEFQALFAE; this is translated from the coding sequence ATGACCATTACACAACTGCAAGTATTAATAAAAACTGTTGAGCTAGGTAGTTTTACGAAGGCTGCTCGGGTGTTAAATATGACGCAGCCAGCTGTAAGTCACGCCATTTCAAGTATTGAGTCAGAGTTAGGAGTTACGATTCTTATACGTGATAAACGAAAAGGATTAATCGTTACGGATGTAGGAAACAGAATTCTTGTACATATTAGAGAGATTTTGAACGGCGTAGAGAAGATTGAGCAAGAAGTTGCGATGGAGAAAGGGCACGAAGTTGGGACGATTCGAATTGGGAGTTTTCCGAGTGCTTCTGCACATTTCTTACCCAAAATGATAAATCTCTTTAAGGAGAAGTATCCGAACTTAGAAGTCGTTCTTTGTGAAGGAACAATTAAAGAAGTTGAAGATTGGTTAGTATCAAGGGTTGTTGATATAGGAATTGTTATTTTGCCTAATAAAGAGATGGAGATTGTCCCGTTAACGAAGGGAAAAATGGTTGCTATCTTAAGAGAGGATCATCCTCTTTGTAAGAAGGACTCTATTACAATTAGTGATTTAGAGAATGAACCGATCATATTATGTAAGGGTGGATACGAACCACCCATTATTGATATGTTTAAACAAGCTAACGTACCACTTCGGGCTGAATATGTAATATCGACCGTTACTACAGCTTTAAATATGATTCAGGAAGGGCTAGGTATTGCAATATTAGCTGAATTATCTTTAACGAATTTACCACAGAATGTGCAAACGAGAGAATTGGAACCGCAAGTATGGAGAGAAATTGCTTTAGCTGTTCCTTCATTAAAGGATTCTTCAATCGCTGTACAGCTATTTATTGAAGAATTTCAAGCACTATTTGCAGAATGA
- a CDS encoding Rrf2 family transcriptional regulator produces MKISSRFSIAVHILSILKNNPSSICTSDYMAESVNTNPVVIRKMMSYLKQAGFVYVNRGPGGAGLLKDLHEITLLDVYHAVNVVEEDKLFHIHEQPNPDCPIGANIQAVLEVILIQAQSAMEEVLRNITMGQLFEALQEKMNA; encoded by the coding sequence ATGAAAATTAGTAGCCGCTTTTCTATAGCTGTTCATATTTTATCTATTTTGAAAAACAATCCATCTTCAATTTGTACTTCAGACTATATGGCTGAAAGTGTAAATACGAATCCAGTAGTCATTCGTAAAATGATGTCGTACTTGAAGCAAGCTGGATTTGTATATGTAAATCGCGGCCCAGGTGGTGCGGGATTATTAAAGGATTTACATGAAATCACATTGTTGGATGTGTATCATGCAGTAAATGTAGTCGAAGAAGACAAGCTATTTCATATTCACGAGCAACCAAATCCAGATTGTCCAATTGGAGCGAATATTCAAGCTGTATTAGAAGTTATATTAATACAAGCGCAATCTGCGATGGAAGAAGTTTTAAGAAATATTACAATGGGGCAGTTGTTTGAAGCTTTGCAAGAAAAAATGAATGCTTAA
- a CDS encoding DsbA family oxidoreductase — MTVKMKVYSDFICPFCFLAKGPLDEVAKENDVEIEWMPFELRPSPYSKIDPWNEPEKLGSWDAFILPTAKKLGIDMRLPRVSPHPYTHLAFEGCQFAKERGLGNEYHHRVFTAFFQEEQNIEDIDVLTKLAVEVGLPEAEFKDALVNRKYKEKHQEAIQHAYDEANIMAVPTVMIGDEVIQGLASKETLQRVIDKEIEKEKTNSFEGMQCNTDGYC, encoded by the coding sequence ATGACTGTAAAAATGAAAGTATACTCAGATTTTATATGTCCATTTTGTTTTTTAGCAAAAGGTCCATTAGATGAGGTAGCGAAAGAGAATGATGTAGAGATTGAATGGATGCCATTTGAATTACGTCCAAGTCCATATTCAAAAATAGATCCATGGAATGAGCCAGAAAAATTAGGTTCATGGGATGCTTTCATTCTTCCAACCGCGAAGAAGTTAGGAATCGATATGCGTTTGCCACGTGTTTCTCCGCATCCATATACACATTTAGCTTTTGAAGGATGTCAATTTGCGAAAGAACGTGGACTTGGAAATGAGTATCATCACCGCGTATTCACAGCATTTTTCCAAGAGGAGCAAAACATTGAAGATATTGATGTTTTAACAAAATTAGCGGTAGAAGTAGGTCTTCCTGAAGCCGAATTTAAAGATGCTTTAGTAAATCGAAAATATAAAGAAAAGCACCAAGAAGCAATTCAGCACGCATATGATGAGGCAAATATTATGGCTGTTCCAACTGTCATGATTGGAGATGAAGTCATTCAAGGACTTGCTAGTAAAGAAACGCTACAAAGAGTAATTGATAAAGAAATTGAAAAGGAAAAAACAAATTCATTTGAAGGTATGCAGTGTAATACAGATGGATATTGCTAA
- a CDS encoding nitroreductase family protein, whose translation MSATTTNLKEAIVNRRSIRKVTKNDAITKERIEEVLKTALHAPTSFNMQSGRMVVLMDGEHEKFWDIVKETLRARVPAENFEATVERLKGFHTGAGTVLFFEDQATVEKMQENAPLYKDQFPFWSHQGNAMLQHTVWMLLAAEGIGASLQHYNPIVDAEVKETWNIPAEWSLVGQMPFGEPNEQPGERTFLPTEDVVKFY comes from the coding sequence ATGTCAGCAACTACAACAAACTTAAAAGAAGCAATCGTGAACCGTCGTTCTATTCGTAAAGTAACAAAAAACGATGCAATTACGAAAGAAAGAATTGAAGAAGTTTTAAAAACAGCTTTACACGCACCAACATCTTTCAATATGCAAAGTGGCCGTATGGTTGTATTAATGGATGGAGAGCATGAAAAGTTTTGGGATATTGTTAAAGAAACACTAAGAGCCCGCGTACCAGCAGAAAACTTTGAAGCGACTGTAGAAAGATTAAAAGGTTTCCATACAGGTGCTGGGACTGTGTTATTCTTTGAAGATCAAGCAACAGTAGAAAAAATGCAAGAAAATGCACCATTATATAAAGATCAGTTCCCATTCTGGTCTCATCAAGGAAATGCAATGTTACAACATACTGTATGGATGTTATTAGCAGCTGAAGGAATTGGCGCATCGTTACAACACTACAATCCAATTGTAGATGCTGAAGTTAAAGAAACTTGGAACATTCCAGCCGAGTGGAGTTTAGTAGGACAAATGCCATTTGGTGAGCCAAATGAGCAACCGGGAGAAAGAACATTTTTACCTACTGAAGATGTAGTGAAATTTTATTAA
- a CDS encoding GNAT family N-acetyltransferase, protein MKTYEFKHNIPTLEEYKYLCDSVGWTNYMNFEVADTSLQHSIHCITVKDNDQIIGMGRIVGDGSIYFYIQDIVVHPDYQKHGIGKEIMHRLVTYLHENAPDKAFVGLFASEGKESFYEKFNFKDFSPNMTGMFTVISKT, encoded by the coding sequence TTGAAAACATATGAGTTTAAACATAACATTCCAACATTAGAAGAATATAAATATTTGTGTGATTCTGTTGGATGGACTAATTATATGAATTTTGAAGTAGCGGATACTTCACTGCAGCATTCTATTCACTGCATCACAGTCAAAGATAATGATCAAATTATCGGCATGGGGAGAATTGTTGGTGATGGATCTATCTATTTCTATATTCAAGATATAGTAGTTCATCCGGATTATCAGAAACATGGTATCGGGAAAGAAATCATGCATCGCTTAGTTACATACTTACATGAAAATGCCCCTGATAAGGCGTTTGTCGGTTTGTTTGCATCAGAAGGTAAAGAATCGTTCTATGAGAAATTTAATTTTAAAGATTTTTCACCAAATATGACGGGGATGTTTACTGTCATTTCAAAAACATAA